GTGCACACTTTCTTAAATTGATCTCAAGTTACTCTCACGCGagctttttttacttaaatatctgCCAATTCTCTGACAggattatgtattttatcatatttcaaagtgttttttatttactaatatcatTAGCATTGATTTCAATACATTTCTATCGATCTTCTGCTTACCTGTTAAACCTGAGGCCGAACTCTTTCCCAGGTTTAAATTAGCAAAAGACCATTAATATTGATTACAATTATTTCAGTCGATAATAAAGTAACCCTTTTACTTATATGCAACAAATATTGCTTTTAAGTCAACCATTCAGCTGTATAAGTTCAAAATGAAAAGATCTAAAAAGAATATTTCGGGTggttttgctatttttttatatttacatctcaacttaatatatttagtaccaAGTCGGatctatatattttcatataaaaaaatgagtgttaaatttgatatttgtaaCGCAGGGAACAGAGGCTGAACCGTTCATCTCGAAGTTGCGCAAGAGCACGACCAACCCTTCAACAACCAAAGTGCAGAAGTCCACGAACAGCAATTGGCGACAGAAGCACGAAGAGTTCATTCAGGCGATACGCGCCGCCAAGCAGGTGCAGGCGCACATCAATGCTGGAGGTAAAAGCTCGTCAGGCGCGATACTcggaaaattataaattgcgtCGGAAGTAAATGTTAATCATACTCACGTACTGAAGCCTATTTTCAGCCCAATGTGCGGCGCACAGATGACGTAAAATTTCGTATATTTAAAGGTAAGCTGAGCGACCTGCCCCCTCCCCCGCCCTCCGAGAACCCCGACTACGTGCAGTGTCCGCACTGCAAGCGACGCTTCAGCCCCGGGGCCGCCGACAGACACATCCCCAAGTGCGCCACCTACCAGTTCAACAAGCCCAAGCAGCCTCCAAGGAGACGGTAAACCCCACGCCAGAGAACAGCGATAACttggaaaataaaaatcaagtcTCAATTGCGAAGACCCCGACGGATTATTTGGAGAAAACTTTGAGTATCCGATTGtactttgataatttaatatgatattgcCAATCTTTACGATGTGACAAATTCTTTAAAGGTCCATGTACTAATATCGATTAGGTACTTGATACTAACAATTTGAAAACATTCCTCTGACTATTTCTCAACTATGAATAAAGCacgaaattgtttaaatttaaaattttccgcGGATTATCATTTCGACGCCTTTTTACAAATTATCCTTATATGCGCGCTGTTTTATTTGATCAGATGCTTCTACGAGTTATTTAGACCAAATCTTGAGTGTTAAAATGGAAACGAAATGGATAAGCGTGAACCATGAGAACTTGTTGGTCCGTTTGTGTCTGGTCGCTCTGGTCTCATACACGATTTATTCGGTGATCAGTTTTGTTCACGAACACGCATGTATTCGTCACGGTTTAACGGATGcgcaatttattgaaaattacgaTGAATTCTTTCCACCGCCcttttttaatgaatacttGTAATTTCAaccgtattttaaatatatattactaattgtaataatcaatttatacagCGTGATCAATAAAGCTTATTTCTTCTTTAGGTACCAATaatatgaacaatatttaaaCTTAGATGTAAGCAAACATTCCTAAAATCATGACGTGAtcgttacaatataataattgataacgtaataaaattctttttgtattaatatttgtacaaatacgcttttaaaatgttaacagACCATATAATCTTActggatttttaaaatatactgattattttaatgagtttgttttattaagaattttcatcatattttttttttgatgggTAAAAATAAAGGTACCAAAAACAAGTAGACAAAATTTAGACAATTTTTAAAGCTgcgtaatatttatacattacgcGCGGCAAACCCGAAAAAGCGCTATGGCGGCGCGCAGCAACGTCGAATTAATGCATGAGATAAGACACATTTGGAAGCAACATTATTTCACAGactgctttatttaaataaaaagtccaAAATCATTCAAcgccaataacattttatttgtacgCTAAaccatatttcaaattataaaagtaaatgcaAAATGTAAAACACAAGCTAGTCGCTTAAGCGACGTGAAGGGAACAAATCGCTTGATCGCATCCTATACGCGGGCAATATATGCGTAACAAAGCTCCTCTAATTTTCGGCTTCCGTCTTGGGTACGTAGGAGAGGATCACGGACGACCGCGGCGGTACCAGGACGTCGTTACTTTCCACCAACAAGTCTTTAACATATCTGtggaaaattgttttttattttaaaatatcctcaatatctccatttaaagtaaatagtaaaGTATCTGCTGGGTAAGTAAGAAACTCTTCTAAGAAAGAGGAGGGATAAGTTTAGAACTTATTATAGAGGTCGCCGCTTTAGGGAGGAGTTGGTGGCAGATATAAGAATCTTATCTGACATTGACGAGATaaaaacatacacacacattaacacatacacaataaacaaaataacgcATGCAGCGAAATTTAGCAGCATAAACCGAAAAGAGATATTACTTTTTAcagaaaactataaaatatactatataaaataaaaatgttttttatttaatgaaggaAGATGAACGAACAACTGAGCCCCTCCCCCCCCAATGACGTCACGCCTTTAGACTCTGGCACTTCATATAATAACTGCGTGCTTGGAATGTCTCCCTTCAAATCAGTACAACGTATAACTAGACAAATGTGAGGACTGACTCGTGGTCGGGCGGCGCGCGCAGCACGGCGAGCGCGGCGGGCAGCGAGCGCACGGCGGACACGTCGGCGCGCACGGACTCGCCCGCCGCGTTGTACAGCGACACGTAGCCCGTGTGGCCGCGCTTCCAGCTGGCGACGGAGAACATCGACGTAATATtagaaaatacttaaattaaaataacaatattaacaatatttcaattaaaaaaataatagacttataaagctttttttgtaatatataatttatttcggcGTGTAGAGAATTTGAGtgcaaatattttctttttataaataaataatcatacaaCATTCATACTTGGtgcaaaatataacattacgcAGCCTTACTCACTAAATTGAAACGGAAGCTGCTAATTAGAGTTTCACGAtataaaatcccaataacttttattggcccgacgaTCCCTGGCTCGAACACATGAAGTCGGGATCTACAGACTAATATAAAGCGAGGTGTACACTGACCGAGCGCACGCGAGCACGGCGAGGCTGGAGTTGTGTGTGGGCGCGGCCGCCAGCGCGTACTCGCCGTGCTGCACGCTGGCGTCCTCGCGCAGCGCCACGGCGTGCAGCAGGCCCTCGCTctgaaacattatttattagtcaataaataaataataaatcttttaacaAACAATTACTAGAGTTCaagaaatcaatattttttgttgtaaagtTTAGCAGCTAAATTAaacctaaatatatatagaattggaCTGACGGGTGAGGTGCCATTATTTCCGAGCTGTTCTAGCTGCAGAACCGGCGCTGCCGGTAGTAACATGGCGAATGCCGCTAGCTCCTCGTCTGCACCATCCTCGGTAGTTAActacaaagtaaatattattaatgacgGTACATAATAAGAAATTCAACGTAATAATGATTCACATCAttcttatttcttaaataataaataaatctaacatTCTGTTGTCCTTTTATCACCGTTAGACAAGGCACACACGAGTGGTATATTATTTCAACAAGATTTCAAATGCATAAATGGGCTCGAATCGTATCgtcttttttttacttgtggTAACTTCACATTTTAATCTTATACAATCACACTAGCGTGAGAGGTTACTCGTATAATGCAAAAAAATCGGTCAGAGCAACAGTTCCATAAGCTATATAGGAGCGAGCGAGCGGCGGCGGTACCTGCAGCGCGGGCCAGCGCGGCAGGCGCGCGCGCAGGGCGGGCAGCGCGGCGCGCGCGTCGAGCAGCGCGagcggcgcggcggcgggcgggCGCAGCGCGCTCGTGTTGCGCTGCAGCACGAACAGCTCGGGCCGCGCGCCCGACTCCGCTATCGTGAACACCGTGTCGCCTGCGGGACAGAGCCGCATTGGTACTCGTCTATGGCGACTGTCGTGTTTACAATAATGACTATGGTTTTTGCaatcgaaaatattaatatgaatgtcACTTGCAATACAATAGTAGAACAAAAGGAGCTTCATATACAGAAGATGGTCTTTTGAAATAAAGGTCAGTACGGACCGAGCGGAGGTGGGAGGAGAAAAGAAAGTCACCACCGAAGGTAAATAGTCACGGTAACCGATGGGAGATGAACCAGTAGGTCAATTACGAAACACATTCTCTCCGCCTCTCTCCGGTTGGGTGTCGGACCTGCGTCGGAGCGCGCCAGCAGCGCCCAGTGCGCCAGCAGCAGGTCGAGCGCGGGCGGGTCGGCGGAGTGCCGCAGCCGCCAGAAGGCGCGCTGCGTGTGGtcggcgccgcccgcgccgcccgcgccgccgccgcccgccggcGCCTCGTCGCCGAGCGAGCTGTTGGCGTGCAGCTCGCGAGCGTGCAGCAGCCTGGAACGACACccaaattaaattcttagttaacGTTTATTATCTATCGTCGTAGTCAATATACCACAGATATGATtgacgaaattattttttacagttgTCGTTGGCAGTCGTATtgagtaacaaaataaaaaacaattgattttgcaacacaaaaatatatctcGACACTCACCTAATTTTTTTcttaggtaattttttttttcaaaaacattgTATAGTTTGGCTTGgccattttactttaattagcaaagagtaatattttgtatcaaaCTTTACCTAATCCCATCAGCGCCAGCCTGCATCCACGTCTTGATGACGGCATCGAACTGCCGGACTACATCCACGTTGGTGAAGTTGAGGTCTGGTTGGTCCTCCCCGTACATGTGCAAGTAGAACTCCTGCCGTTTTTCGCTCCACGTCCAAGCGGGCTCGTTTAATGTCGAAACCtaagaattaaaaaacattatacttCTTCTTCAGTGTTTATTCTTTCGTATAAACGCAATAATATGAGAATCTACCAACTCTATTTACTGAGAAACCTTtctcatataaaattaacaccACACTTCGGCCGACGATGCAACTAGTAAATGATCtatacatattattgtaaatactaAATCAACTGTCAATTTTGATATAActtggtatgaagcaaacttgaaccaatgaaccgattttaaatctatttaccAAACTGGTACTGGTGGTAACTTCACGTAAAACTATcttttaatttgacaatttaatagaacttacttgaataaaaaacaagtaaaaactaaacattattaaaattcttatcaCGATATCATTGTATCAATATTCTTACCCATTTGTTTGGTGGTTCTGGTTGCGTGGATGGCTTTTCTGGGTCATATTCGTGACCTTTGGCCCAGACGAAGTAATCACTGTATTCAGACGAACGGTTCTCGCTCAGCTGGAACCACTTGTGGGATTTCGATACGAAGTTGGCTGTCAGGTCTACGATCACtctattgaaaattaataaattaagaaagtcttagaaatacaaatacataaattaatcataTCTAAGGACTATAAAATAGCAAGTAAATTATTAGGCATCCTAATAAACTCCTACTGCATTAAATAgatgtatgaaaaaaataatgttattttggtTGTGATTAGTTCACACAacaatgctctgtcttcttcttcTCAATgacgacagaaagagagaaatctgaACACCCGctgaacaacatttataagtaaggctattaaaatttaattaacttatatatatattttcttagttataatatatttaattataatctgaAATTTGGGATATAGGAaatgatttaactttaaaatgtgTTTGGTTCGAATTCCTCTATGCCAAAATTATGTAAATCCCTCAATAATAATCTAGCACTTAAGAAAGAAGCGAAGCAATAGTTATAAAGGTAggttcgaaataaataaaacttacttgACTCCGAATTTCTTGGCTTTAGCAACGAACTCTTTGAACTGATCGATGCAGGTTGGATCGTCCAAGACTTCATACGAATCTTTGCAGGCGAAAGCGAAGATTCCAGCCACTTTGGACTTCTCCATTAAAGGTAACGCCGATTCGACTTCGCGGTAATCTTCTACGGAGGACATATCAACCAACGGGCCCTTCTCATACCTAAGATGAAAACCCAGACATCAAATAAAATCTCttttgtaattgatattaaaaaggcAATTAAAACTGTTGTTAACAGAAGAACGACAGGAGGTCTGGCATTTAACACAAAGACATCACATCACATCACCTTCAGAAAGATGCCTGATCTGTTAGAGATTTCCCCAGCGGGAAGAAAAGAacgaaaaaacattaaaaaacttacatataCTTCTGTGATATATAAAAGAATCTCGAGTcttaccaaaatatttttatatatgcattTATCATTCACTTTTCAAAATTAGGCGTAAAAGTCGATTATGTTGTGGAATCGGTTAtaggtttttaattattgattttcaaaatttaGCATAGAAaccatataaaatatagtaaagacTAGTTACCAAGTCCTGGGCAGCGGCGCCGCACACTTGGGCGCGCGGACGATGATGGCGATGGCGCCGGCCAACATGCACAGCCACAGCGCCCAGAACAACACGAACATGAACCAGCGCAGTCGCACCCAGAACGGATCCTCCGCGTACTTCATCAACTCCTCCTTCGTTAGTCCGGAGAATTGCTGCGAATAAGAATCATTGCAACAACCCTTTGACGTAGGTACTTTGTGAGTTGTTCATTTTCACGAAAATATTCAATTTgtctttttaaaaacttttactatCAATAaccataaaaaattattaactatctttgtaatatttattgtttgtttgttattgttaaaGTAACCTTGTTATGCAAATAGATATATGAAATTGTGTAtattaagtaacagcctatatgTGCAGGGCCACTGCTGGGCTTCTTAAGGTAGGGCATCCTCGCCATTCACGGAAgaagttttgagcttattccgccatgTTGATACTTTTCGGGTTGGTGAAAACGATTACCATCCGACATAATGTTCAGGCTTCCTTACAAGGTTTTCAGTCATTGCTGAGCACGAAATGAACGATAATACCAaatctaaccactgggtcatgcCGGCTATTTGCGTTACCACTCCCTTAGTTACTCCCCtgtcttatacatatataacctgTATACCTATATCCTCTGGTGGCAAAACTACTTAATGATTTCGCCCAGATAATCGAATTATGATTCAACGCAATCATGATTTcaagtaattattgttaaactttGATCTTAGATAGATTTACTTTCAcatgtatatgaaaatattagtatggatagaTTATAAAGGAATGAAATCTTTTCTTTACTAAGACTTTACTTACCTTCTTATTAGCATCGAGTTCGATCTTCGCGTCACCGTTCCTGTGATCTCCGACGACATACTTGGCTTCAGCCATGTCTACTCGGGTAACTATCTTAGCCTCGTCTTCTTTCTGCAACAGTTTTTCTTCTGCACCATCGGATGAAACCTTCTCCTTGGATTTGTGGAGACTCGACTTGGACGTCCGGAAATCTacgaaaacatatttaatttaaatttgttatatccAACAtccataacataacatttttaccTGCACTTAGTTTAaggctaaaaaaaaattaactattaatattttagggagaaagaaatataaaaaaatagttttcaaattattggtacgtaattaattaattcacgCTTTTACGTATTATATGTATGAATTTCGCGTTGGGTTTTGTTAAATCCACAAATTTTATACCTTGTAATTGTAGCCAGAATAGAAGTTTAAATTCAAATCGTTTAATTCAAAGCTCAGTATCACTAGGCTAGTTTTTATCGGTTTTTTAAGTACAGATACATTAACGGGATATAGCCGTTCGAATGTCTGCgtgcaaaataatatttcttcacGTGCCTACATATGTATTGAGTAACGGATATCGGAGAAATTTCGAGAGTAAAAGCTTTCCTTATTATAAGAGTTGAAGATATTGTATCCGAATTAAAACACGAAGTTCATAATTTTAACCGCGCCCTTAGTGAATGATGAAATACAGTTTGAACATgtcacattataaatttaatggtagctacattaaaaaaactgttttaagctatcacaataaaattatactttataatagatATCAAAAACTTGATCACTACAatcgtttagtttttttaatagcttaatattatataaatctgaattcgaatgtatgttttatttctgttgttcttataaataaaaaatatattaaggaaTCAAAATTATTGATTAAAGTTGTATCGATTAACTTCGAGCGAAGTAAGCGTCGTAGTGTTCTACGTATTATCACCATGAAATGAAAAATTGCGCATTTCGTGCATATTTGCGTTCTGAGTGAATACACAGCTTCATTTTCATTTCAGTCATTCTATTTCacgatttataattatttcttactaaaAATAACCACCTCACCAATCCTATAGAATctcttaaaattaatcattaaaaaatatgttttatcacCCACTGGAAAAACAAACTAAGCAGATAAAATTTACATAGTAAGTAAGCTGgtcgtttataattaaatataaatattagcagGTATAATAATTACTCACGAGATGTCCGCAATCGACGCTGGTCTTAAAGATATTGAGACTTGTTCAACGAACTCGAGTTAAACAAAAAGTACATATCAGCAAACGAGTCCAAAAAACGCAGATTGGTTCCGTGCAGTGATATATTTCTCCTTTATTTAACTCCcgatttcttatttaatagttaattttaacGCTTCGACTAATGTATTCTTACGTTATTATCTTTCTTAACCTGAGacgaaaacaaataatttaatgaatgaaaatattttccgTCAAAAAAACCATGGAAAATTAAAATGCACGTTATTCAAGTTGGCTTTGATACGCACTTCTAAATCGTTATGGTAAAAGTTTCAATTGaatgtaattgtattatatttagggTAACATTTTCACAACTACtttcatatacaaataaaactttgtatCTGATGGTTTGATTcgcgttatatttattaaacctaCCTGTTTCAGACTGGGAATGAGTACATAAATGACCGAGAGCATCATTAACTAATACCAGGACAGTGAAGCACTGAGTATAAATGAAAAAGCACGACGGATTAATCacccttaatatttattatgaataacacTTCTTTCGCCTATTCTTTATTATCAATCACACTGATCACACTTATTCCTCACAGATATCACACTTTGTACACAACCGGACAGGGGTTCCGGTTACGATGTGGCTCGCAGGACAATATATGCTTTATTCCCCTTACCGGAGGCTTCCGTTAGTTGGAAGGGTGGCTTGGCTATGATTGAATGGCGCGCGACATTGGCTGAGACGGTGTGATGTACCAACAGTTTTCAAGATTGGTCATTTTATACGTACTGATTCGATGAATAAAATTGAATCCAgcgttatacatttataaatatagttatctACCTATATAACCTTCTTCCTTAATATAAGGAAGGTTCCTCAAGTCGGACTGATAATTCCTAAGCCTGATTAGCCTGTTCCAATAAACAGGCATAGCGAAAGCTATTAGTCTCTGTATTGAAAGCTATTAGTCTATTTTGTATATGAATTGAACTTAAAAATAAGCACaccattttattataacaaattaattatgataaacatttttttaagcatCGAACATTCGATTCCAAAAATGTCTTAGTTTAATTTATGGAAAAATGTGGGTATTGTATTTCAAAAACCGACATGTTTTGAGACCATAGCTATCTTTTTTACgggataaatattattttataattttgtctgGCTGAGAggtgaatttataaaataaactgatcATATTTCTTGTATTGTTGAAATagttctttaaatttatatctggGCCTAGCCTTCATTCATCTTCTATTTCATACAAAACAAAGTATAAAAAtgtcatgatattattatttgggCTCGAAATCCGAAAATCAAATCAAACGAATAACGAATTGCGTAAATGTGATCCCTAAAACAGGTTCCTTAATTTTTGACAAGAACTCAGCGTTCCAAGAAACAAAAGGAATGCTGTGTAGTCTGGACTGTCGGCTGCTTGCAGGACAATTTGATTTACGAAAAATTCAATGACCTTATTGCaatcaatttcatatttatttaataatttacgagTCTCCGACAAAATAGATACACGATTCCAtttaacaattacatataattaatgaacTTGACGGTTTGAAGAAGACACTCACCGCACATTAATTTTCATCATAATACATGAGaaacagtttattttttgttacttgagacttttgttttttttttttttatagaatagaaaggcggacgagcatatgggccacctgatgggaagtggtcaccaaacgcccttagacattggcattgtaagaaatgtcaaccatcgcttatacaggcaatgcgccaccaaccttgggaactaagattttatgtcccttgtgcctgtgcacaagggacataaactTCCACACAACTTCCGGTTTGAAACaacaaccggaacacaacaataacaagtactgctgttttgcggtagaatatctgatgagtgggtggtacctacccagacgagcttgcacaaagctctaccaccagtaaaatttgtttattttatttaaataaagtgtctatgaattttacatacaaacattttttatgcTGTACATGGGCTACTATGGgctcacagtaacagcctggtaatgtcccacggctgggctaatgcctcctctcccttttgaggagaggtttggagcttattccactacgctgctccaatgcgggttggtagaatacacatgtggcagaatttcgatgaaattagacacatgcaggtttcctcaagatgttttctttcaccgtcaagcacgagatgaattataaactcaaattaagcacatgaaaattcattggtgctcgcccgggtttgaacccacgatcatcggttaagattcacgcgttcttaccactagaccatttCGGCTTTTTTCGATTATGTCCAAAggctttagtaaaaaaaaaaattgttcttgGCGTGATTATATCCTATAAtcataagattatataaaaacgaaattaaatatctGTTTGTTACTTCATCATGATAAAGAGTTGAAGAGAATACTAAACGAAATAATGACAATTGTTTAAGGACAATACCATTAATTAACCTCCACCATTAACTATTATTCcaagtatgtatttaagatAAAGGTAATTTAGGTCAAGATAAGCTTATTAAGAGAAATGCATTTCTATTTTTCTGCCTTAGGAATTAACAAAGAGTAT
The Nymphalis io chromosome 19, ilAglIoxx1.1, whole genome shotgun sequence DNA segment above includes these coding regions:
- the LOC126776096 gene encoding uncharacterized protein LOC126776096, with translation MSETRKNHLTIDGGQIKETTDEHVASYKPIPESDTDFRTSKSSLHKSKEKVSSDGAEEKLLQKEDEAKIVTRVDMAEAKYVVGDHRNGDAKIELDANKKQFSGLTKEELMKYAEDPFWVRLRWFMFVLFWALWLCMLAGAIAIIVRAPKCAAPLPRTWYEKGPLVDMSSVEDYREVESALPLMEKSKVAGIFAFACKDSYEVLDDPTCIDQFKEFVAKAKKFGVKVIVDLTANFVSKSHKWFQLSENRSSEYSDYFVWAKGHEYDPEKPSTQPEPPNKWVSTLNEPAWTWSEKRQEFYLHMYGEDQPDLNFTNVDVVRQFDAVIKTWMQAGADGIRLLHARELHANSSLGDEAPAGGGGAGGAGGADHTQRAFWRLRHSADPPALDLLLAHWALLARSDAGDTVFTIAESGARPELFVLQRNTSALRPPAAAPLALLDARAALPALRARLPRWPALQLTTEDGADEELAAFAMLLPAAPVLQLEQLGNNGTSPSEGLLHAVALREDASVQHGEYALAAAPTHNSSLAVLACARWKRGHTGYVSLYNAAGESVRADVSAVRSLPAALAVLRAPPDHEYVKDLLVESNDVLVPPRSSVILSYVPKTEAEN